In Deltaproteobacteria bacterium, the following proteins share a genomic window:
- a CDS encoding M48 family metalloprotease, whose amino-acid sequence MADARVMNFFEHQDRARKKTGRLILLFVVAVLGMAVAVHAVVVGVVYSVQAETASKNARLPSLDELLFDPVIFGAVFAGLVLLIGLASLIRVVQLRGGGSSIAAMLGGRSIDPATRDPNERRLMNVIEEMAIASGVPMPDVFVMDDESAINAFAAGYAPDNAAIAVTRGTLERLSRDELQGVMAHEFSHILNGDMRINIRLMGVLFGILALTVIGRILIRAGSGGRSSRSKGTPVFLLAGLALLIIGYLGAFIGRIIKSAVSRQREYLADASAVQFTRNPYGLAGALKKIAGLEGGSLIASPKAEEASHLFFGQGIRFSMLSGLLSTHPPIVERIQRVDPSFNPELPGAFDVAEAAHGGSGLVSGLAGSAFTLPVAEIVSEDPGTIVTRVGSLDAASAGVGEAIHRSIPEELRDAARTGDGACAVVFALLFAVEPSMRAEQITLARRFDDAVAANAARLFEPVQGLDPRARLPLVDLAAPALRTLAPERIAALGPTIEALVAADGQVTLFEWCLQWLIAKRARRQTGRATRVAFESVKPLIPDMAALLAQIARAGNPADANDARTAFEAGVARIAELAATKPKYEHAERPAWDRVGRALDRLAQASFEIRGAFIDAAAHTAFADRHVTVNESDLLRVVASSLACPLPPFVNA is encoded by the coding sequence ATGGCTGACGCGCGCGTGATGAACTTTTTCGAGCATCAGGATCGGGCCCGGAAAAAAACCGGTCGCCTGATCCTGCTGTTTGTCGTGGCGGTGCTGGGCATGGCGGTCGCCGTTCACGCGGTGGTGGTCGGCGTGGTGTATTCAGTGCAGGCGGAAACCGCTTCCAAGAACGCGCGCCTGCCGTCGCTCGATGAACTGCTGTTCGACCCCGTGATCTTCGGCGCCGTTTTCGCGGGGCTCGTGCTCCTGATCGGTCTCGCCAGCCTGATCCGCGTGGTGCAATTGCGCGGCGGCGGCTCGTCGATCGCCGCCATGCTCGGCGGACGCAGCATCGACCCCGCGACGCGCGACCCCAACGAACGCCGTCTCATGAACGTGATCGAGGAAATGGCCATCGCGTCCGGTGTCCCCATGCCCGACGTCTTCGTGATGGACGACGAGAGCGCGATCAACGCCTTCGCCGCGGGATACGCACCCGACAACGCGGCGATCGCCGTCACGCGCGGCACGCTGGAACGGCTGTCCCGCGACGAACTCCAAGGCGTGATGGCGCACGAGTTCTCGCACATCCTGAACGGCGATATGCGCATCAACATCCGGCTCATGGGGGTGCTGTTCGGCATCCTCGCGCTCACCGTGATCGGCCGTATTCTCATTCGCGCCGGATCGGGCGGGCGCTCGTCGCGCAGCAAGGGCACACCCGTGTTTCTCCTCGCCGGGCTCGCCCTGCTCATCATCGGGTATCTCGGCGCGTTCATCGGGCGCATCATCAAGTCCGCGGTGTCGCGCCAGCGCGAATATCTGGCCGATGCGTCCGCCGTGCAGTTCACGCGCAATCCGTACGGTCTCGCCGGCGCGCTCAAGAAAATCGCAGGCCTCGAGGGCGGTTCGCTCATCGCCTCGCCCAAGGCCGAAGAGGCGAGCCACCTGTTTTTCGGGCAGGGCATCCGGTTTTCGATGCTGTCGGGTCTGCTTTCGACGCATCCGCCGATCGTCGAGCGAATTCAGCGCGTCGATCCCTCGTTCAATCCCGAGTTGCCCGGCGCGTTCGACGTCGCAGAAGCGGCGCACGGCGGATCGGGACTCGTCTCGGGGCTCGCGGGATCGGCGTTCACGCTGCCCGTGGCCGAAATTGTCTCGGAGGATCCGGGAACCATCGTCACGCGCGTGGGCTCGCTCGACGCGGCGAGCGCGGGCGTCGGCGAGGCGATCCATCGCTCGATTCCCGAGGAACTGCGCGACGCGGCCCGGACCGGCGACGGCGCGTGCGCGGTCGTCTTCGCTCTGTTGTTCGCGGTGGAACCCTCGATGCGGGCCGAGCAGATCACGCTTGCCCGCCGCTTCGACGACGCCGTCGCCGCCAATGCGGCCCGGCTCTTCGAGCCGGTTCAGGGTCTCGACCCGCGCGCGCGGCTGCCGCTCGTCGACCTCGCCGCGCCGGCCCTGCGCACGCTTGCGCCCGAGCGGATCGCCGCGCTCGGTCCGACCATCGAGGCGCTCGTCGCCGCGGACGGCCAGGTCACGCTCTTCGAGTGGTGCCTGCAATGGTTGATCGCGAAACGCGCCCGCCGCCAGACGGGACGCGCGACGCGCGTCGCGTTCGAATCCGTCAAACCGCTCATCCCCGACATGGCGGCGCTGCTCGCGCAGATCGCCCGGGCGGGCAACCCGGCGGATGCGAATGATGCGCGAACCGCCTTCGAGGCCGGTGTGGCGCGCATCGCCGAACTCGCCGCGACGAAACCGAAATACGAGCATGCCGAGCGTCCCGCGTGGGACCGCGTGGGGCGCGCGCTCGACCGGCTGGCACAGGCGTCGTTCGAGATTCGCGGTGCGTTCATCGACGCCGCCGCGCACACCGCGTTCGCCGACCGGCACGTCACGGTCAACGAGTCCGATCTGCTGCGCGTCGTCGCGTCGTCGCTGGCGTGCCCGCTGCCGCCGTTTGTGAACGCGTAG
- a CDS encoding LemA family protein — MIPMLVLLGIIAVVVIFFVGIYNGLVTKKNLFKNAFAQIDVQLKRRYDLIPNLVETAKGYLKHERETLEAVIAARSGAVSAGKAAAANPGDPSAMAGLMQAEGVLTGALGKMFALAESYPDLKANQNMMQLTEELTSTENKIAFSRQAFNDAVASYNIAREKFPANIVAGMFNFSQADLLESIESPQERQAPKVSFS; from the coding sequence ATGATCCCGATGCTCGTGCTCCTCGGCATTATCGCCGTGGTGGTGATTTTCTTTGTCGGCATCTACAACGGCCTCGTCACGAAAAAGAACCTGTTCAAAAACGCGTTCGCCCAGATCGACGTGCAGCTCAAGCGTCGTTACGACCTGATCCCGAATCTCGTCGAGACGGCGAAGGGTTACCTGAAGCACGAACGCGAGACGCTCGAGGCCGTCATCGCCGCGCGCAGCGGCGCAGTGAGTGCGGGCAAGGCCGCGGCGGCGAACCCGGGCGACCCGTCCGCCATGGCCGGATTGATGCAGGCCGAGGGCGTGCTCACGGGCGCGCTCGGCAAGATGTTCGCGCTGGCCGAGTCGTACCCCGACCTCAAGGCCAATCAGAACATGATGCAACTGACCGAGGAACTGACCTCGACCGAGAACAAGATCGCGTTCTCGCGCCAGGCGTTCAACGATGCGGTCGCCTCGTACAATATCGCCCGCGAAAAATTCCCGGCGAACATCGTGGCGGGCATGTTCAATTTCTCGCAGGCCGATCTGCTGGAGTCGATCGAGTCGCCGCAGGAGCGCCAGGCGCCGAAGGTATCGTTCTCCTGA